One genomic window of Mycosarcoma maydis chromosome 20, whole genome shotgun sequence includes the following:
- a CDS encoding uncharacterized protein (related to KRE6 - glucan synthase subunit) → MSVPNHVLENGSAFSHTTTSTSQISPQSSSTSPQTSPSEKASKSSSDSPYLDSDAHVATSQHGLPFNDFVIENDDLHDYESQTKIQRHMDPRIMLDLTTLSIVIVGVVLLFLGYPLIEFGHLASGKKNGFNIGGTNASGQVPNLATMRMSLIDPDTPQDVRTKPSIDGSHQMQLVFSDEFNTDGRSFYPGDDPFWTAVDLWPWPTGDYEWYSPEAVTTSAGNLVITADQVETNNLNFRSGQITTWNQFCFTGGYIEVRLQLPGSSSVSGWWPAVWTMGNLGRANYGATTQGTWPYAYDACDVGTLANQTYPDGSGPEGALTSGNTVFNRKYRTNSISWQPGQRLSACTCPGEDHPGPKDSSGNFVGRSAPEIDVIEAQVGGGIGEVSQSGQWMPANYHYELINTTGTEYQFFQPSAQLNSYQGNVLQQSASGVSQTLQTAYQYSGGDFAVYGFEYKAGYDGYIHWINNNERSWSLYSGALAADPRVNISRRPVPQEPMYILINLAISSGFGTIEWDNLQFPGKMLVDYVRVYQPKGQTNIGCDPDDFPTQAYINRHIQAYTNPNLTIWGGTEQQGGYQHDWPRNRLNPDGCTNPPSKYPGPNPPAATS, encoded by the coding sequence ATGTCGGTGCCCAACCACGTCTTGGAGAATGGTTCTGCATTCTCCCACACCACCACATCCACTTCGCAAATATCTCCGCAGTCATCCAGCACCTCACCACAGACATCTCCTTCCGAAAAGGCCTCAAAATCCTCGTCCGACTCTCCATacctcgactcggacgCTCATGTGGCAACGTCACAGCATGGCTTACCCTTTAACGACTTTGTCATCGAAAACGACGATCTGCACGACTACGAGAGTCAGACCAAGATCCAACGTCACATGGACCCGCGTATCATGCTCGATCTTACCACCTTGTCCATCGTGATTGTCGGAGTTGTCCTCCTCTTTCTCGGCTATCCTCTCATAGAATTTGGTCACCTTGCCagcggcaagaagaacgGCTTTAACATCGGCGGCACCAACGCTTCCGGTCAAGTCCCCAACCTAGCCACTATGCGCATGTCGCTCATCGACCCGGACACCCCGCAAGACGTGCGCACAAAGCCTTCCATCGACGGCTCGCACCagatgcagctcgtcttcagCGACGAGTTCAACACCGACGGCAGATCTTTCTACCCAGGCGATGACCCCTTTTGGACGGCTGTCGATCTGTGGCCATGGCCCACGGGCGACTACGAATGGTACAGCCCTGAAGCTGTCACCACTTCGGCAGGCAACCTTGTCATCACTGCAGACCAGGTCGAAACCAACAATTTAAACTTCCGCAGTGGCCAGATCACCACCTGGAACCAATTCTGCTTCACCGGAGGCTACATCGAAGTTCGTCTCCAACTGCCAGGGAGCAGCTCCGTCTCCGGTTGGTGGCCAGCAGTATGGACCATGGGCAACCTCGGTCGTGCCAACTACGGTGCAACGACTCAAGGTACCTGGCCGTATGCCTACGACGCTTGTGATGTCGGCACGCTTGCCAACCAGACGTATCCCGATGGTTCGGGTCCCGAGGGTGCGCTCACCAGCGGTAATACGGTATTCAACCGCAAATATCGAACCAACTCGATCAGCTGGCAGCCCGGCCAGCGGCTCTCGGCCTGCACGTGTCCAGGCGAGGATCATCCCGGTCCCAAGGACTCGAGTGGCAACTTTGTCGGTCGTTCAGCTCCCGAAATCGACGTTATCGAAGCGCAGGTAGGCGGTGGCATCGGTGAAGTCTCGCAGTCCGGCCAGTGGATGCCCGCCAACTACCACTACGAACTCATCAACACGACTGGCACCGAATATCAGTTCTTCCAGCCTTCAGCACAGCTCAACTCGTACCAAGGAAATGTGCTGCAACAGTCGGCCAGTGGTGTTTCCCAAACCCTGCAAACCGCGTACCAATACAGCGGTGGCGACTTTGCCGTATACGGCTTCGAGTACAAGGCCGGCTACGACGGCTACATCCACTGGATCAACAACAATGAACGCTCCTGGAGTCTCTATTCCGGAGCGCTGGCAGCCGACCCGCGCGTAAACATCAGCCGTCGCCCCGTGCCTCAAGAGCCCATGTACATTCTCATCAACCTAGCCATCTCGTCCGGATTCGGAACCATCGAATGGGACAACCTTCAGTTCCCAGGAAAGATGCTCGTCGACTACGTTCGCGTCTATCAGCCCAAAGGCCAAACCAATATCGGTTGCGATCCTGACGACTTCCCCACCCAGGCTTACATCAATCGTCACATCCAGGCGTACACCAACCCCAACTTGACCATTTGGGGTGGCacagagcagcaaggtGGATATCAGCACGATTGGCCCAGGAACAGGTTGAACCCGGACGGTTGCACCAATCCACCATCCAAATATCCCGGCCCAAACCCGCCCGCAGCCACCTCTTAG
- a CDS encoding uncharacterized protein (related to KRE6 - glucan synthase subunit), translated as MSRPYGAASSSARSPPSSTSTSFGATAAAATANPNTARYQLASAGITEEEDDYLHAIDTKWDKSSHGWNLRGFLNILTLASLALGLIMLFLGYPVLIKIKDIYDHDNKGAFGLGGTNGSGQVPALDIASLIDADTPQSALKWTSGYDKSSYHLVFSDEFETDGRTFWPGDDPFWEAVDLWYSGTGDFEWYSPEAVNTTGGAMVIAIEEHETHNKNFRSGMVQSWNKFCFQGGYIEFSVKLPGGPSTSGFWPAVWLMGNLGRPGYLATTEGTWPYSYNACDTGILPNQTFLNGSGPDAAIHSTGTYAYDGKLSFLPGMRYSACTCPGEDHPGPNNNVARSAPEIDIFEVQVQYKNGARHSYASQSLQVAPFDDAYAWGNSSADATIYDDTLTEFNTYTGGQIQEAVSSVTRVPDTGFQLTQNEYVKYGVEFSPDFNYDGSGSMTWYVDGKPSWTVNPKAFPARPDLDISQRIIPVEPMAIVMNLAISSSFQPVNFDEGGITFPAFMSIDYVRVYQKDGQADLLSCDPADHPTANFIHTHMDLYTNRNYTVFPRDKYTWPRNKLQGC; from the coding sequence ATGTCCAGACCTTACGGCGCGgcctcctcgtcggctCGTAGTCCGCCTTCGAGCACGTCCACCAGCTTCGGCGCAaccgcagccgcagccaCAGCAAATCCCAACACTGCAAGATATCAGCTCGCCAGTGCTGGAATCAccgaagaggaggatgaTTACCTCCATGCCATCGACACCAAATGGGACAAGTCGTCGCACGGCTGGAATTTGCGTGGCTTCCTCAACATTCTTACTCTGGCATCGCTTGCACTTGGTCTCATCatgctcttcctcggctATCCCGTTCTCATCAAAATCAAGGACATCTATGACCACGACAACAAAGGCGCTTTCGGCCTCGGCGGTACCAACGGCTCCGGTCAGGTCCCCGCTCTCGATATTGCCTcgctcatcgacgctgATACGCCTCAAAGCGCCCTCAAGTGGACCAGCGGCTACGACAAATCCTCCTACCATCTCGTTTTCAGCGACGAGTTCGAAACCGATGGAAGGACTTTCTGGCCCGGTGATGATCCCTTCTGGGAGGCCGTCGATCTTTGGTACTCGGGTACCGGCGATTTCGAATGGTACAGCCCCGAAGCAGTCAACACCACCGGCGGCGCCATGGTCATCGCTATCGAAGAGCACGAGACCCACAACAAAAACTTTCGCTCTGGAATGGTTCAGTCCTGGAACAAGTTCTGCTTCCAGGGTGGCTACATTGAATTCAGCGTCAAGCTACCCGGCGGTCCCAGCACAAGCGGTTTCTGGCCCGCCGTATGGCTCATGGGCAACCTAGGTCGTCCTGGCTACCTTGCCACCACCGAAGGCACCTGGCCCTACTCGTACAATGCCTGTGATACCGGCATCCTACCCAACCAGACCTTCCTCAACGGATCGGGTCCCGACGCTGCCATTCACTCGACCGGAACATATGCCTACGATGGCAAACTTTCCTTCCTACCAGGCATGCGTTACTCGGCTTGCACCTGTCCCGGCGAGGATCACCCGGGTCCCAACAACAATGTCGCACGTTCCGCGCCCGAAATCGACATCTTTGAAGTACAGGTGCAGTACAAGAACGGCGCTCGCCACTCGTACGCCTCGCAATCGCTTCAGGTCGCACCCTTTGACGATGCTTACGCCTGGGGCAACTCGTCCGCTGACGCAACCATCTACGACGACACACTCACCGAGTTCAACACCTACACTGGTGGCCAGATTCAAGAGGCCGTCTCTTCGGTTACGCGCGTGCCCGACACTGGCTTTCAACTGACGCAGAACGAGTATGTCAAGTACGGAGTCGAGTTTAGCCCCGATTTCAACTACGATGGCAGTGGTTCCATGACTTGGTACGTCGATGGCAAACCGTCATGGACCGTCAACCCCAAGGCGTTCCCGGCGCGTCCGGACCTCGACATCAGCCAACGCATCATCCCCGTCGAACCGATGGCGATTGTCATGAATCTGGCCATATCGAGCAGTTTCCAGCCGGTCAACTTTGACGAAGGAGGCATCACCTTCCCGGCCTTCATGTCGATCGACTACGTTCGTGTCTACCAAAAGGACGGTCAAGCCGATCTCTTGTCCTGCGATCCCGCCGATCATCCCACGGCCAACTTTATCCACACGCACATGGACCTCTACACCAACCGAAACTACACCGTCTTCCCCAGGGACAAGTATACATGGCCCCGAAACAAGCTTCAGGGCTGTTAG
- a CDS encoding uncharacterized protein (related to ROT1 - molecular chaperone in the endoplasmic reticulum), with translation MTRTTHWLLACMVYVWFQSLSLVSAGRQRYEVLQAGDEAMLQGTWSSGSGRVVTGAGFFNPRTRSFTPPPVPGQAYSFTRDGFWEFAKYRVTPNPRKPECITSQLVWQHGSYLLHSNGTLQLYPIAREGAQLLTSSCNDNIGTSRPEEMYDVAEEYTLVDTWIDLHHGVSGAALRLTDAWGNRSPSLWKIYDPPMMLPTDAMYLEYIGIP, from the exons ATGACACGCACAACGCATTGGCTACTGGCGTGCATGGTGTATGTCTGGTTTCAAAGCTTGAGTCTGGTCTCAGCGGGGCGTCAGCGATACGAGGTGCTCCAGGCGGGAGATGAAGCCATGCTGCAGGGAACATGGTCTTCTGGTTCAGGCAGAGTGGTCACTGGTGCTGGCTTTTTCAACCCACGAACCAGGAGTTTCACGCCACCCCCTGTTCCTGGTCAGGCTTACAGTTTCACTCGAGATGGTTTCTGGGAGTTTGCAAAGTATCGCGTAACACCGAACC CGAGGAAACCAGAGTGCATCACAAGCCAACTCGTCTGGCAACACGGCAGTTACCTTCTGCACTCGAACGGTACACTTCAGCTCTATCCGATCGCACGAGAGGGCGCACAGTTGCTCACCTCGAGCTGTAACGACAATATCGGCACTAGTCGACCGGAAGAGATGTACGATGTTGCTGAAGAGTATACGTTGGTGGACACCTGGATCGACTTGCACCACGGCGTCTCCGGTGCCGCGCTGCGTCTGACGGATGCTTGGGGCAATCGATCGCCGAGTCTGTGGAAAATCTACGATCCTCCCATGATGCTTCCCACCGACGCCATGTATCTCGAGTACATTGGCATTCCCTAG